The genomic interval ATTTAAACTTATCGGTTTATTTGTTGTTTGTTCAGTCGGCGTATTTAATATATCGCCTAATTTATCCACACTTATAATCGCTTGTTGAAATTCATTCCAAAGACCTACAAGTCTCATTACAGGAGACGCAAATTGCCCTGCAAACATTTGAAAAGCGATAAGTTGGCCTACGCTTAATTTTCCTTCTATTACAAGCCCTACACCAAAATATAAAATAGATAAAGTCATAAGCTTTGAAAGAGCGTTTGCAAATCCACTTGCGATATTGCTTAAATTCGAAAGATTAAAACTTGATTTTACATATTTTGCTAAATAATCTTCCCAGTTTCTTTGCATTCCACCCTCAATTGCAAGAGATTTTACGGTTTGCATTCCAGTGATTGACTCTATCAAATAAGAATTTGACCTTGCTCCCATCTCAAATTTGTCATTAAGTCTTGCTCTTAGCATCGGTGTAATAAAAAAATAAATCAAAGCAATTACACTTACAAAAGCTATTGCTATAAGTGTAAGTTTTACGCTGTAAAGTAGCATCATAATGACAAAAACAAAGCTAAAAAGAAGATCAAGCAGCACGGTAACCGATTTGTTTGCAATAAAATCTCTTATGCTATCTAACTCTCTTACTCTTGCCGCTATGTTTCCTACTTTTCTGTTTTCAAAATATGTCATCGGAAGCAATAAAAGGTGCAAAAACAGTTCGCTTCCAAGCTGCGCATCAATTTTTGTCGTAGTGTGAGCAAATATATAATTTCTGGTAAGAGAGAGTAGCATTTCAAAAATAATAACTGCGAAAAATGCTACCGCGATAACATTTAAAGTGCTAATGCTATGATGAGTTAAAACCTTATCAAGAACTACTTGTGTAAAAAGCGGCGTAACAAGCCCAAAAAGCTGCATTATAAAAGAGGCTAGTAAAACTTCAAAAATTATAAATTTAAATTTCAGCATCTTTTTATAAAACCATGCAAAGCCGAATTTGACTTGAGAATTTAAAGCTTTATGAGCCAAAACTATTATTTTGGAATTTGAAATTTCATTCATCTCATCTTTGTTTATCTTTTTTAAGCTGCTCCCGCCATCATAAATCAAAAATGATCCGTCTTCTAAAATTTGGAAAATTACAAAATATGTGTTTTGTTTGGATTGTGCTATAAAAGGAGGTTTATATTTTGAAATTTCAGATATATTTTTGATTTTTGCTTTAAATTCCAAATATTTTGCAATTCTTGTAAGCTCGTCAATGCTTGGTTCGTTTGTATTCAATGCAAATTTATTTATTATTTCTTTAGAATCAAACGGAATTCTATTTATTTGAGTAATAAGTGCAAGCGCCTGCAGAGCAGTTCGCATCGGTCTAACCTTTAAAATTAAATTTTATTTTTTTGATTATACGGCTTTATTTTTTAAATGTAGATTAAATAATATTAATTTATGCTATTATTCACTGTTAAATTCAAATTTCAAACCAAATTCATAAATTTTTAGCAATTTTTTAAAAATTACATAAAGTCGCAATCTTGCTTATTTAAGTAAAATTGGAATTTCAATAAAAATTTTAAGATATAATCGGCAAAATTCTACTAGAAATTAAATTATTACAAAATGTAAATTTTATGAATTTTTAAATTTAAATTTATTTGTAATGTAGATTTAAATTTGAAAAATTTATGGCAAAATCAAATTTTATTTGATTTTGATTCAAAAATAGATTTTGTTATGATATTTTATTTACAAAAGGTAAAAAACACAATTTTATAAATTTATGGTTAGCGGATACAAAGAATTAAAAAGATATTTTAAATAAAAATAGACAAGAATTTAGACAAAGTGCAAAAGAAAATAACCACACTTTTTGAATTTAATAAACAAGATTTTCAATAACAAATTTTAATAAAAGGAGGAAAATTATAAGTTCAATCGCCAGTAGAATAGCAAAAGTTAATTAAATTTTAAATATAGCGGACAAATTTTTAGGCGGCAAAAGTAAACAATATAAAAATACTTTTGATTTTGCATATAAAATATTGATAAAATTTATCTTTAAAGATAAAATAAATTTTAAAAAGAATTACAAAAAAATTTTAACAATGCTTGTATTTTTTAACTTTTTCTTGAATTTTTTTCCGTAATTCCACTTATTCCGTTGCGGCGAGACAATTCATTTAATAAATTTTCAGGATGAATTCCATGATAAGCCAGCGCTACAACCATATGAAAAAGCAAATCGGCTCCTTCATAAATCACATCATATTCAGGCTCATTTTCGTGGTGTTCACCAAAAATTTCACGTTTCAAATCGCGATAATTTTTAGCTCTGCTTAGATCTTTGCACGCAAAAGCGAATTCACTTGCCTCTTCACAAATTTTTTTAAGATGAGTGTTTTCGCCTTTTTCATATAGCTTTGCGACATACGAATTTTTTGGATCCGCATTAAATTTTCTATCCAGGCAAATGTGATAAAGTTCGTCTAAAATTTCGTATTTCGGCTTTGAAATTTTTTCATTTTTTTCATGCGGAATTTCGCCGTCATTCAAAGAAATTTCATTAAAAAAACAACTTTTATGCCCTGTATGGCACGCTGCACCTTTTTGTTCAACTTTTAAAAGCAAAGTATCATTATCGCAATCCAAAAAAGCAGAGCAAACTTTTTGTGTATTGCCGCTGCTTTCACCTTTTTTCCAAATGCGATTTTTTGAACGCGAAAAATAGTGGGCAAAACCTGTCGAAAATGTCAAATTCAGTGCTTCTTCATTCATATAAGCCATCATTAAAACTTCACCGGTGGTGTTATCCTGAATGACAACCGGCAAAAGACCGACTTTTTGCCAATCAATTTTTATTTTATTTTCGCTCATTTTTGCCCTTAAATTTTATCCATTTCACTTCATTCAGTTGCGGTAGAATTTATCGCGCTCTGTTTGGCTTTATCTTTTGTATCAACCCAAATATTCGGCACTGCGCCACCTGGTGTTAAGAAAATTTTAGCATCCGAATTTTCTTTTAAAGCTTCATTAAATTTACCTTGAATTTCTATTTGTTTTAGTGTCAAAAGATTTTTATCAAGACTTTTTGCAATCTCGGTATTCGCATAAGCTGCCGCATCGGCTTCTATTTTAACGGCGTCCGCTCTACCTTGAGCCTCTATTTTTACAGCTTTGGCGGTTCCTTGCGCAAGGGCTGCTTTTTTAAGAGCTTCCTGATTTGCCTTTTCAACTTCGTATTTTGTTCTTTCCGCTTCTTGCTTTGCGATTTGAACGCGCTCGATTTGCTCTTTTACTTTTGTAGGTAGAATAATCTCACGAAGTTGCACTGCAAGTAAATTTACAGGCGAATTCGGCAAAGCTTCAATTGTAGCTTGAATTCCGTCATTTATGGCTAAAGCTATTTCATTACGCTTAGTTGGAAGTTCTTCTGCCGTATATTTACCTGTGACATTTCGCACTACATCGCGCACAACCGGATCTACAATCTTATCTTCCCAATAAAATCCCCATTTTGCAATGGTATTTGAAGCTGTAGTTTCATTTAATTTATATTGAACAGTCAAATCAATGCTTACAGGAAGCGCTCTTGCATCAAATACGGAAATTGAATTTTTTCGAATAATACCTGTTTCACCTTTTAAATTTCCGCCACCCATATCTTCATTGTTTGTATAATTTATAATTCTGACTCTCGTGTCAACTATAAAAATATCCTGTACAAACGGCACAAAAAAATGAAGTCCCGGTTGAAGAGGCGTAGGATCATAACTTCCTAAATTCGATTTGATTCCTACTTGACCGGATTGAATCGTAACAAACGGTCTTGCTAGAACCAAAACCGCAACTATTACAATTAAAATATAAATCAGACCTGAAAATTTACTGAAATTAGGCAAATTAGGCATTTTAAAATTTGTTCCGCCACCGTTTCCGTTCATGTTTTGTTTTTTGTTAAAATAGTCGTTTAAATCTGCTGGCATATTTTCCCTTATTTTACATATGTTAGATAGTGTTCAAATTTCGCATTTTTGCCCATTACGACGTCAAAATACGTTTTTTGCAATTTTTCGGCTACAGGTCCCATTTCACCTTTTCCGATAACGCGTCCGTCGATATTGCTTATCGGTGTAACTTCAGCGGCGGTTCCTGTGAAAAATGCTTCATCAGCGCTGTAAACTTCATCTCTTGTAATTCTTTGACGTTTTACTTCAAAACCTAAATCTTCAGCTATTTCAATAACTGTTTGTTGAGTTATACTTTCCAGACTTGTATCGTTTGGCGGAGTAATTATTGAGCCGTTTCGCACGATAAAAAAGCATTCGCCGCTGCCTTCAGCTATAAAGCCGTTTTGATCCATCAATAAAGCTTCATCATATCCTGCATTTACGGCTTCAAAATTTGCCATTTGAGAATTAAAATAATTTGCACTTGCTTTTGCCTTTGCCATCATTGAAAAAGGTGCAGGCTTCATCCAGGAGCTTATTTTTACCTTTATGCCTTTTCTAAGAGCGTCTTCACCCATATATGCGCCCCATTGCCACGCAGCGATTGCCACATCGACATTTGCGCCTTTGCTAGAAACACCCATTGTGCCGTATCCGAAAAATG from Campylobacter hominis ATCC BAA-381 carries:
- a CDS encoding peptidase domain-containing ABC transporter, which translates into the protein MRTALQALALITQINRIPFDSKEIINKFALNTNEPSIDELTRIAKYLEFKAKIKNISEISKYKPPFIAQSKQNTYFVIFQILEDGSFLIYDGGSSLKKINKDEMNEISNSKIIVLAHKALNSQVKFGFAWFYKKMLKFKFIIFEVLLASFIMQLFGLVTPLFTQVVLDKVLTHHSISTLNVIAVAFFAVIIFEMLLSLTRNYIFAHTTTKIDAQLGSELFLHLLLLPMTYFENRKVGNIAARVRELDSIRDFIANKSVTVLLDLLFSFVFVIMMLLYSVKLTLIAIAFVSVIALIYFFITPMLRARLNDKFEMGARSNSYLIESITGMQTVKSLAIEGGMQRNWEDYLAKYVKSSFNLSNLSNIASGFANALSKLMTLSILYFGVGLVIEGKLSVGQLIAFQMFAGQFASPVMRLVGLWNEFQQAIISVDKLGDILNTPTEQTTNKPISLNKVRGEIKFENVSFRYNPGSNLVLKNLSFKIDANKSVGIVGKSGSGKSTITKLIERLYLQNDGAIYIDDIDIRHLNPYILRQNIGVVLQENYLFSGTIRENISYAKADASMDEIIKVAKISGAHDFIKELSSGYDTIVGERGSSLSGGQKQRIAIARAIISNPKILIFDEATSALDYESEKAITENLNKIKENRTFIIIAHRLSTIRNCDEIIVIDKGEIKERGSHDELVAKNGYYKKLLDAQAGLNHV
- the hisIE gene encoding bifunctional phosphoribosyl-AMP cyclohydrolase/phosphoribosyl-ATP diphosphatase HisIE, which encodes MSENKIKIDWQKVGLLPVVIQDNTTGEVLMMAYMNEEALNLTFSTGFAHYFSRSKNRIWKKGESSGNTQKVCSAFLDCDNDTLLLKVEQKGAACHTGHKSCFFNEISLNDGEIPHEKNEKISKPKYEILDELYHICLDRKFNADPKNSYVAKLYEKGENTHLKKICEEASEFAFACKDLSRAKNYRDLKREIFGEHHENEPEYDVIYEGADLLFHMVVALAYHGIHPENLLNELSRRNGISGITEKNSRKS
- a CDS encoding SPFH domain-containing protein; amino-acid sequence: MPADLNDYFNKKQNMNGNGGGTNFKMPNLPNFSKFSGLIYILIVIVAVLVLARPFVTIQSGQVGIKSNLGSYDPTPLQPGLHFFVPFVQDIFIVDTRVRIINYTNNEDMGGGNLKGETGIIRKNSISVFDARALPVSIDLTVQYKLNETTASNTIAKWGFYWEDKIVDPVVRDVVRNVTGKYTAEELPTKRNEIALAINDGIQATIEALPNSPVNLLAVQLREIILPTKVKEQIERVQIAKQEAERTKYEVEKANQEALKKAALAQGTAKAVKIEAQGRADAVKIEADAAAYANTEIAKSLDKNLLTLKQIEIQGKFNEALKENSDAKIFLTPGGAVPNIWVDTKDKAKQSAINSTATE
- a CDS encoding branched-chain amino acid transaminase translates to MATINEAKYIWFNGKLVAWKDATVHVLSHSLHYGNAVFEGVRAYQTDKGPAIFRLKEHTKRLMNSAHACLINIPYTQEELEKAQIEVVRENNFTQTVYIRPLAFFGYGTMGVSSKGANVDVAIAAWQWGAYMGEDALRKGIKVKISSWMKPAPFSMMAKAKASANYFNSQMANFEAVNAGYDEALLMDQNGFIAEGSGECFFIVRNGSIITPPNDTSLESITQQTVIEIAEDLGFEVKRQRITRDEVYSADEAFFTGTAAEVTPISNIDGRVIGKGEMGPVAEKLQKTYFDVVMGKNAKFEHYLTYVK